The Siansivirga zeaxanthinifaciens CC-SAMT-1 region TTACTATCATTTTAAATGATTTAGTAGTCTTGCCAAACCTAAAAGATAGCGCGGCTTATTTAGCGGTAAGAATGGTAATGAAAAATGATGAGCGCCAATTTGCACTCATTGAAATTCCTAAAACTATCAACAGATTTGTTGAACTACCAAATGAAGGCGACAAAAGCTACATCATCATGATTGATGATTTAATAAGATATTGCTTAAAAGACATCTTTAATATTTTCGATTATGAAACGATTTCGGCTCATATGATAAAAATTACGCGTGATGCCGAATTAGATTTTGAAAGCGACTTAAGTAAAAGTTTTATTGAAAAAGTCTCCGATAGTGTTAAACACAGAAAAATTGGAGAACCCGTTCGTTTTGTTTACGATAAAACCATTCACCACGAAACTTTAGACTATTTAATGTCTAAAATGGGAATTGATGATACAGATAGTATTATTCCTGGTGGTCGTTATCACAACAGACGCGATTATATGAGCTTTCCAAGTTTAGGAAGAACCGATTTATTGTATCCTAAAATTGAAGCATTACCAATAAAAGGGCTTAGTTTAGAATCTAGTATTTTTAATGCTATAGATAAAAAAGATTATTTGCTTTACGCCCCGTATCAAACATTTTCTTACATCGTTAAGTTTTTAAGAGAAGCCGCTCTGGATCCTGCTGTAAAAACAATAAAAATTACAATTTACAGATTAGCAGAAATATCACATATTGCGAGTTCCCTTATTAATGCAGCCATTAATGGTAAAACCGTAACTGTTTCCATAGAATTACGTGCTCGATTTGATGAACAAGCTAATATCGATTACGCACAACAAATGGAAGACGAAGGAGTTAATCTTATTTTTGGAGTACAAGGACTAAAAGTACACAGTAAAATGTGTGTTATAGAGCGCGAGGAAAACAAAAAAATAAGACGCTACGGCTTTATTAGTACAGGAAATTTTAATGAATCTACAGCTAAAATTTATACAGATTACACCTTACTAACATCCAATCAACGTATATTAAAGGATGTCAATAAAATATTTAGTTTTTTTGAGACCAACTATAAAATATTCACTTACAAACATTTAATTACATCACCTCATTACACAAAAAAAGCATTATTTAAGTTAATTGATAACGAAATAAAAAATGTAAAAAATGGTAAAGAGGGCTATATTAGATTAAAAATGAATAGTATTTCTAGTTATACTATGGTCGATAAATTGTATGAAGCCAGCAATGCAGGAGTTAAAATACAAATGATTGTTCGCGGTATTTGTTGTTTAATACCTGGTGTGAAAGGCATGAGTGAAAATATTGAAGTTATAAGTGTGGTCGATAAATTCTTAGAACATTCTAGATTGTATATTTTTGGAAACAATGGAGATCCTAAAGTTTATATTTCTTCTGCCGATTGGATGACTAGAAATATAGATAATAGAGTAGAAGTAAGTTGTCCTATTTACGATGAAGCTATAAAACAAGAAATTATTGATACTTATAATATTTGTTGGAGTGACAATGTGAAAGCGCGATTAATAAATACCGAAACCGAAAACGAATATAGAATTAATAATAATGAAAAAGTACGTTCTCAATTTGCTACATACAATTATTATTTAAATAAATTAAACAGCTA contains the following coding sequences:
- the ppk1 gene encoding polyphosphate kinase 1, encoding MTKPEIHENLYINREISWLQFNARVLQEASDETVPLIERLRFAGIFSNNLDEFFKVRYATVKRIVEAGKGGKNELGGIRAKELLEIITQIVIEQQTESLSILDSVHERLEEENIYIINETKINAFQHDFIKRYFIRKVSPALVTIILNDLVVLPNLKDSAAYLAVRMVMKNDERQFALIEIPKTINRFVELPNEGDKSYIIMIDDLIRYCLKDIFNIFDYETISAHMIKITRDAELDFESDLSKSFIEKVSDSVKHRKIGEPVRFVYDKTIHHETLDYLMSKMGIDDTDSIIPGGRYHNRRDYMSFPSLGRTDLLYPKIEALPIKGLSLESSIFNAIDKKDYLLYAPYQTFSYIVKFLREAALDPAVKTIKITIYRLAEISHIASSLINAAINGKTVTVSIELRARFDEQANIDYAQQMEDEGVNLIFGVQGLKVHSKMCVIEREENKKIRRYGFISTGNFNESTAKIYTDYTLLTSNQRILKDVNKIFSFFETNYKIFTYKHLITSPHYTKKALFKLIDNEIKNVKNGKEGYIRLKMNSISSYTMVDKLYEASNAGVKIQMIVRGICCLIPGVKGMSENIEVISVVDKFLEHSRLYIFGNNGDPKVYISSADWMTRNIDNRVEVSCPIYDEAIKQEIIDTYNICWSDNVKARLINTETENEYRINNNEKVRSQFATYNYYLNKLNS